The following is a genomic window from Dioscorea cayenensis subsp. rotundata cultivar TDr96_F1 chromosome 10, TDr96_F1_v2_PseudoChromosome.rev07_lg8_w22 25.fasta, whole genome shotgun sequence.
gtcTCAAATCTAAATAAGCTGATAGATGAGCTGAGAGACTATTAGACTTTGACATGGACTATGAACTTATATATGGTTGCTTGTCTAACCTTCCAAGCTTAATTAATTTGCTCATAAATCTAATAACTAGTCATTCGTTAGGTGTTTGAGctgattttaatattattgcattaattagaatTCGGATCTAGAGTTCGATGTACATAGACATAAGGGCCTACATCTTTTAATACTATATTAATTGAGTTCAGAACAATTACTATTACATGAGTCCACGACTTTCTGTTAAATTGCCCATACTTTCTGGGATTGGACCAAACAgaatttgtataaatttaactaaatggtacttaatcataataaattcaaTCTAATGCAGTACTACATGTATACATGAAGGTTGTCCTTGTGTTTGAGAAGAAGATGCATGCAACTTTGCAAGCATGCATGCAAATTACGTTGAAACTAAATTAATTAGTAACATTAATATAAATGAACATACGTCCGGTTTCATGGGTGACATGGGCGAAGTATGCGGCAATCTCCCTTTTCTGCACATCATCAGCACCGGTGGTGCCGAATTGGGAGTATGCCGAAGCCGCGCTGAGGAAAGCATCACGTGTGTAGAAGCCCTTGCCGGCACATCCAGCTCCTGCTTGATTTGCGATTCCATCAAAAAATGCCTGAGTTACAATATTACCAACAGATCCTCCACCACTACCACTGCTATAGCAAGGCCCTTGTTGGCACCCGTCGCCGCAGTAGGCATCACCGGTGCCGCAGTATCCATACTTGCTGCAGCAAAGGTTGGAAGCACAGCCGCAGTTTTGTGCCACGGCGAAGCGGGAGAGAAGGCCGGAAACAGCTCCGGCGAAGAGGATAGCTTGAAGGAATGTTATTCTAAATGAATGCATGGTTACTAGTTTTAGTTAGTTATGAAGAGTTGGAATGGAGATTGTAGGGTATTTATAGATGAGAAAGAGTTGGAATTTCTTATGCATGCTTGACTTTTCTTTGCTGATTCATCTCTTAGTTTACCTTATCATATCTCACTAGAGCCT
Proteins encoded in this region:
- the LOC120270095 gene encoding acidic endochitinase-like, producing MHSFRITFLQAILFAGAVSGLLSRFAVAQNCGCASNLCCSKYGYCGTGDAYCGDGCQQGPCYSSGSGGGSVGNIVTQAFFDGIANQAGAGCAGKGFYTRDAFLSAASAYSQFGTTGADDVQKREIAAYFAHVTHETGHFCYIDEINGASQNYCQASTAYPCNADKKYFGRGPLQLTWNYNYIDAGNALNFDGLNAPETVGSDRVISFKSSLWFWTAKKVHDAITSGQGFGATIRIINGGVECDGKNTDQMNARVGYYKDYCSQLGVAPGDNLTC